Below is a window of Fibrobacterota bacterium DNA.
ATGCGGCGGCACATCGGCGTGCCAGACGTGCATGCGTTCGTATGGCGCGGCCCGCGCGCCGGATACTTCCTGCCACGCATCGCAGGCCCGCAGGATGCGCTCGCTCGCGCGCGACAGCGCGAACACGCGCAGGTCCACGGGCAGGTCCGCGGCCGGCTGCCCCGCGGGCGGCACCCGGCGGTCGAACACGGTGATGCGCGACGCGGCAATGCCGGTGCGGCGCTGGAGCAGCAGCGCCGTGGCGAGGCCGATGGGTCCCGCGCCGACGACCGCGACGTCGCGCTCGGCGCTCATTCGAGCGGCAGTCCGCGCGCGAGCCGCGGCATGCGTCCCGCGAATCCCCAGCTGACGCGCGACAACGCGCGCTTGGCGGTCGGCGACAGGTCGAACATGAGCAGGCCGAAATTGCGTATCAGGCCGAGTCCGGGCGTGTCGTTGCCGAACAGCTTCACGAGGCCGTCGGTGAATCGAGTGA
It encodes the following:
- a CDS encoding FAD-dependent oxidoreductase; protein product: MSAERDVAVVGAGPIGLATALLLQRRTGIAASRITVFDRRVPPAGQPAADLPVDLRVFALSRASERILRACDAWQEVSGARAAPYERMHVWHADVPPH